The Fulvia fulva chromosome 6, complete sequence genome includes a window with the following:
- a CDS encoding 3-hydroxybenzoate 4-monooxygenase has protein sequence MATNRKREALGQNGDLHQPKAQKHNSNMSPGRLQAYHEGANDYNGYDVAVVGAGLAGLMLAANLVRFSIRTVILDDRPDKTSTGRADGLQPKTIETLRQMRLADGLLKRAARIYDICFWSSSPDSPMRRTGRHVHYPPVVDLLDPYILLVHQGIVEDVFPDDLRDRGVEVRRSAPFMTYEETPGQDRALNVLYDNQGNRRSIRADYLAGCDGAHSQVRKCIPGAVAEGSSSKAIWGVLDGDIDTDFPGLWSKAVVYSHKYGNVLCIPRESNLTRLYIELKLEDGERLPKEKATQEYVMERARAILQPYTLSWTSIGRDIVQASELSANVAAEWFGIY, from the exons ATGGCTACGAATCGAAAAAGGGAGGCCCTAGGCCAGAACGGTGACCTTCACCAGCCGAAGGCACAGAAACACAACTCCAATATGTCGCCAGGAAGATTGCAAGCTTATCATGAAGGCGCAAACGACTACAACGGTTATGATGTTGCCGTGGTGGGCGCTGGGCTAGCAGGCTTGATGCTCGC TGCCAACCTGGTTCGATTTAGTATCAGAACGGTGATATTGGACGACCGGCCAGACAAGACCTCCACAGGCCGAGCAGATGGCTTGCAGCCGAAGACGATCGAAACGCTGAGACAAATGCGATTAGCAGATGGCCTCCTTAAG CGTGCCGCACGGATTTACGATATATGTTTCTGGAGCTCAAGTCCAGACAGCCCTATGAGAAGGACTGGCCGCCATGTTCACTACCCGCCCGTCGTGGATCTCCTGGATCCGTACATTCTGCTCGTTCATCAAGGCATAGTCGAGGATGTCTTCCCGGACGATCTGCGAGATCGAGGTGTTGAAGTACGGAGGAGCGCACCATTTATGACCTATGAGGAGACTCCAGGCCAAGACAGAGCGCTCAACGTGCTCTACGATAATCAGGGAAACAGGAGATCGATTCGGGCAGACTACCTCGCTGGCTGCGACGGTGCTCATTCTCAAGTCCGGAAGTGCATACCAGGTGCTGTTGCTGAGGGCTCAAGTTCTAAGGCCATCTGGGGTGTTCTTGACGGCGACATTGATACAGACTTTCCAGGTTTATGGAGCAAGGCGGTGGTCTACTCGCACAAGTACGGCAATGTATTGTGTATTCCTCGGGAGAGCAATTTGACTAGACTCTACATCGAGCTCAAGTTAGAAGATGGCGAAAGACTGCCAAAGGAGAAGGCTACCCAGGAGTATGTTATGGAACGTGCTAGAGCTATATTACAGCCGTACACCTTAAGCTGGACCAGCATTGGTAGGGATATTGTTCAAGCATCGGAGTTATCAGCTAATGTGGCCGCAGAATGGTTCGGTATCTACTAA
- a CDS encoding 3-hydroxybenzoate 4-monooxygenase, with amino-acid sequence MSSSLEMPATHILLRLLKKLNLAIRGLGKPELLSTYEHERRKIAKDLIDFDYEHADAFHDGDPAALAQKYLKNVRFISGVGAEYQANLLNQAPSAQTILQPGSLLTPARVTRYIDANPVDIQLDVPMLGQFRIYFLCPDLVKARPFLQTVCASILATLAADPQAELSYLKKPRCSSEMERYVRSDRYLAASQLITPAIVTASPKDRFEISDLPSLLKNSRWTVCLDDVPEQSTNGKHCLEKWIGDMADSEVAIINVRPDGYVGSIGRWNPDAQADAAEHAASWVSEYYTSFLNI; translated from the exons ATGTCTTCATCGCTGGAGATGCCAGCTACACACATTCTCCTAAG GCTGCTCAAG AAGCTCAATCTCGCCATCAGAGGCTTAGGAAAACCGGAGCTACTATCGACCTACGAGCACGAACGCCGCAAGATTGCAAAGGACCTTATCGATTTCGACTACGAACATGCCGACGCTTTCCACGACGGCGACCCAGCAGCCCTGGCACAAAAATACCTCAAGAACGTCCGCTTCATCTCTGGAGTCGGTGCTGAATACCAAGCCAATCTACTGAACCAAGCACCTTCCGCACAGACTATACTGCAGCCTGGCTCTCTTCTGACGCCAGCGAGGGTGACGAGATACATCGATGCCAATCCAGTAGACATCCAACTTGACGTCCCCATGCTCGGTCAGTTCCGAATCTATTTCTTGTGTCCGGACCTTGTCAAAGCACGACCGTTCCTCCAGACCGTGTGCGCGTCCATCTTAGCCACACTGGCTGCAGATCCTCAGGCTGAACTATCGTACCTCAAGAAACCCAGATGTTCAAGCGAGATGGAGCGTTACGTCAGATCTGATCGTTACCTTGCCGCCAGCCAGCTCATCACGCCAGCGATCGTCACCGCCTCGCCAAAGGATCGATTTGAGATCAGTGATTTGCCGTCTCTATTGAAGAATAGTAGGTGGACTGTCTGTCTTGACGACGTACCAGAGCAAAGTACGAATGGCAAGCATTGCTTGGAGAAGTGGATTGGGGACATGGCCGATTCCGAAGTGGCCATTATCAATGTCAGGCCTGATGGCTATGTTGGTAGCATCGGACGCTGGAATCCTGATGCTCAGGCGGATGCTGCTGAGCATGCGGCGTCGTGGGTGTCAGAGTACTATACTTCGTTTCTGAACATTTAG
- a CDS encoding FAD-dependent monooxygenase OpS4: MDTEDTQFNGIDVQQPLHRPETESLSIIIVGAGLGGLGAAIALLLAGHDVHVLESASQIAEVGAGIQILPNSARVLIQWGLGPRLARLATIPEKVVMLGWKGNIITDHDFEAAAKEYGAPFWDFHRADLHGALLDRAQELGATWQTNSRVVDIDTSHPDLATVTLASGARMTADLVVGADGIFSRCREIMLSAPSPPTCF, translated from the exons ATGGACACCGAAGACACGCAATTCAATGGCATCGACGTCCAACAGCCTTTACATCGACCTGAGACGGAAAGCCTTAGC ATCATTATCGTCGGAGCTGGTCTCGGTGGTCTCGGTGCTGCAATAGCATTACTCCTCGCTGGACATGACGTACACGTCCTTGAATCAGCATCCCAAATTGCAGAAGTCGGAGCTGGCATCCAGATCCTCCCCAACAGCGCTCGAGTCCTCATACAATGGGGTCTTGGCCCAAGACTAGCCAGGCTCGCCACAATCCCGGAGAAAGTCGTCATGCTCGGATGGAAGGGTAACATCATCACAGACCACGACTTTGAAGCTGCAGCAAAAGAGTATGGAGCTCCTTTCTGGGACTTCCACAGAGCCGACCTCCACGGCGCACTCCTTGACCGAGCACAGGAGTTGGGCGCTACCTGGCAGACCAATTCGCGGGTCGTAGACATCGATACTTCACATCCAGATCTCGCGACCGTGACACTGGCAAGTGGAGCACGCATGACCGCCGATTTAGTAGTAGGCGCGGACGGCATCTTCTCAAGATGTAGAGAGATAATGCTAAGCGCACCAAGTCCTCCCACGTGTTTTTAG
- a CDS encoding Benzoate 4-monooxygenase, with protein MAGNLRRWVRQLDRIASFPTSRSGFAKISMMPWCTFIAFDIIGDLAFGAPFGMLDKGRDECEAQLEPHGPIVLAPGAETLNRRGEVSSTLGLMLSLKPWAKWLPDPFFTNGLKSARNLHGIATVAVSKRRDSTEHATDKGNKQRHDILDMLVNAKDSKGNPMPRDELISEALTQLIAGSDTVSNTACATFYWILHGERAAPGSIVPRLQAELDAAIPANSDIASHAEVKNLPFLRRCVDEAMRLHSTTAIGLPRIVTPASGVQYQGDVFPRGTVLSVPSYTIHRDAEVWGPDVEDFKPDRWLPENLTARQKICFNPFSFGPRACVGQNVAHMELALIIGTAFHRYDFELYQQELESHEGFSKKPDEFWVGIRKRSQIPI; from the exons ATGGCTGGAAATCTTCGACGCTGGGTTCGCCAATTAGATCGCATCGCATCGTTCCCAACCAGCAGAAGTGGCTTTGCGAAGATAAGCATGATGCCATGGTGTACGTTCATCGCTTTCGACATCATCGGTGACCTGGCTTTTGGTGCGCCATTTGGTATGTTAGATAAGGGCCGGGATGAGTGCGAAGCACAGCTTGAGCCACATG GTCCAATCGTGCTCGCGCCTGGTGCAGAAACACTGAATCGACGAGGTGAGGTGAGCTCGACATTGGGCCTGATGTTATCGCTGAAGCCTTGGGCGAAATGGCTACCTGATCCTTTCTTTACCAATGGTCTGAAATCTGCGCGGAATCTACATGGCATCGCCACTGTCGCCGTTTCGAAGAGACGGGATTCCACAGAACATGCGACCGACAAGGGCAATAAGCAGAGACACGACATACTGGATATGTTAGTAAACGCCAAGGACTCCAAGGGAAATCCTATGCCACGAGATGAACTTATCTCAGAAGCGTTGACTCAGCTTATTGCCGGCAGCGACACGGTGTCCAACACTGCCTGTGCCACGTTTTACTGGATCTTGCATGGCGAACGAGCCGCACCTGGCAGCATCGTACCTCGCCTCCAGGCCGAGCTCGATGCAGCAATCCCAGCTAATTCAGACATCGCCTCTCACGCCGAAGTAAAGAACCTTCCGTTTCTGAGACGATGTGTTGACGAAGCCATGCGTCTACACTCGACCACCGCGATCGGCTTGCCTCGGATAGTCACACCAGCTTCAGGCGTGCAGTACCAGGGTGATGTGTTCCCTCGGGGCACTGTTCTCTCGGTCCCGAGCTATACCATACATCGCGATGCCGAAGTATGGGGACCGGATGTGGAAGACTTCAAGCCGGATCGCTGGCTTCCGGAAAATCTGACGGCACGGCAGAAGATCTGCTTCAATCCTTTCAGCTTCGGTCCGCGCGCGTGCGTCGGGCAG AACGTCGCACACATGGAGCTGGCGCTCATCATCGGAACCGCATTTCACAGATACGACTTCGAGCTCTATCAACAAGAGTTAGAATCGCACGAGGGCTTCTCCAAGAAGCCTGATGAGTTTTGGGTGGGCATCCGGAAACGCTCGCAAATCCCTATCTGA
- a CDS encoding Cytochrome P450 monooxygenase yields the protein MAGLVDHSAQQSLYVAGSMDNATSAVQHAIPAIADVEFTFLQPKVIIGFFVLLMILQARIFGVGSKKLPPGVKPLPRLPGLPYAGRFWDVPGPGIEAAWHFGDLHKKMGPIYEWKVMGIIHIWVETDKIARDLFVTRQRNYCDRNELPAAIGVKEGSEILPLMGYGEQFRRYKNFMHLIMRHANPKAFYGWPEVENKRTIRRVLESPERWSEHMIVHCARTIASVAWANPEHGSKLLTIIPTILKAVSPAGPLINKLTFLANLPEAISPWKKAEAVRRQEMTDAYMEALTDVKERVERGEEGTDCWSKLWLEKEKGTENLDFYEAAHAIGSSSFVAIATVGGPLHAFFTAMCHYPSWQEVVVEELDRVCGMRTPSVKDLPQLPKLRATVKEILRWRQATPLGVPHVAMEDDVYEGYLIPKGAILHANHYLISREETMYPNPTEFMPERFLDPAYPTYQEPLTEFPNLRNDRSFGYGNRSCPGVDLTFTELTTLIGSLMWAFEIKRPEGSSAHNNPLPWYETAPWVITMSKPFKCSIKPRSEEKRHWILEETPSGDNLIKDNKDECKTRWDVARKPGEELFAWDGLTEQAPTVHRKFGPSV from the exons ATGGCAGGCCTCGTGGATCACTCTGCTCAGCAATCGCTCTATGTCGCTGGCTCAATGGACAACGCAACTTCGGCCGTGCAGCATGCGATCCCAGCGATAGCGGATGTCGAATTCACGTTTCTTCAACCGAAAGTCATAATTGGCTTCTTCGTCCTTCTGATGATCTTGCAGGCAAGGATCTTTGGCGTAGGATCCAAGAAGCTGCCTCCAGGCGTGAAACCGCTTCCGAGGTTACCAGGTCTTCCGTACGCTGGCCGTTTCTGGGATGTCCCTGGACCTGGTATTGAGGCAGCGTGGCATTTCGGCGATTTGCACAAGAAGATGGGACCCATCTACGAGTGGAAG GTAATGGGCATCATCCATATCTGGGTCGAAACCGATAAGATCGCGCGAGACCTCTTCGTAACGCGCCAACGCAACTATTGCGACCGCAATGAGCTCCCAGCCGCGATCGGTGTGAAAGAAGGCTCCGAGATTCTTCCTCTCATGGGCTATGGCGAGCAATTCCGCAGATACAAGAACTTCATGCACCTGATCATGAGGCATGCCAACCCCAAAGCCTTCTATGGCTGGCCTGAAGTTGAGAACAAGAGAACAATTCGCCGAGTGCTTGAATCTCCCGAGAGATGGTCAGAGCACATGATCGTGCACTGCGCGCGTACCATTGCCAGCGTGGCCTGGGCCAATCCAGAGCACGGAAGCAAGCTTCTCACCATTATCCCAACAATCCTAAAGGCAGTATCTCCGGCCGGTCCTCTCATCAACAAGCTCACATTCCTTGCCAATCTCCCCGAAGCTATTTCGCCGTGGAAGAAGGCTGAGGCCGTCCGCAGACAAGAGATGACCGATGCCTATATGGAGGCGTTGACCGATGTGAAGGAGCGTGTTGAGAGAGGCGAAGAAGGTACAGACTGCTGGAGCAAGCTTTGGCTTGAGAAAGAGAAGGGCACTGAGAACCTTGACTTCTATGAGGCTGCTCACGCAATCGGCTCCAGCTCCTTCGTCGCTATTGCAACAGTGGGTGGTCCTTTGCACGCTTTCTTCACAGCCATGTGCCACTATCCGTCCTGGCAAGAAGTGGTTGTTGAGGAGCTCGATCGTGTCTGCGGCATGCGGACTCCTTCCGTCAAAGATCTTCCACAGCTTCCCAAGCTTCGAGCGACAGTCAAGGAAATCCTTCGGTGGAGACAGGCGACTCCCTTGGGTGTTCCTCATGTGGCCATGGAGGATGACGTCTATGAGGGCTACCTGATTCCAAAGGGCGCTATCCTGCACGCCAATCACTA TCTCATCAGTCGCGAGGAGACCATGTACCCGAACCCAACTGAGTTCATGCCAGAACGTTTCCTCGATCCAGCGTACCCGACTTACCAAGAACCACTCACCGAGTTTCCTAACCTGCGAAACGATCGGTCTTTTGGCTACGGCAATCGTAGCTGCCCAGGTGTCGACCTCACCTTCACCGAACTCACGACCCTGATCGGATCCCTGATGTGGGCCTTTGAGATCAAGCGTCCGGAAGGCTCAAGCGCCCACAATAACCCTCTTCCATGGTACGAGACTGCTCCCTGGGTTATCACGATGTCGAAGCCTTTCAAGTGCAGCATCAAGCCTCGTAGTGAGGAGAAGCGACATTGGATCCTGGAGGAAACACCTTCGGGTGATAACCTGATCAAGGACAACAAGGATGAATGTAAGACCCGGTGGGACGTTGCTCGGAAACCAGGCGAAGAGCTCTTCGCTTGGGACGGTCTGACTGAACAGGCGCCAACTGTTCACAGAAAATTTGGCCCAAGTGTGTAA